The following are encoded together in the Capsicum annuum cultivar UCD-10X-F1 unplaced genomic scaffold, UCD10Xv1.1 ctg81560, whole genome shotgun sequence genome:
- the LOC107858553 gene encoding zinc finger CCCH domain-containing protein 44 isoform X3, translating to MYLKEKLSLTQNELIQAKSPWKGSDSVHAKRQRVSHPVAFDGKGIVKSFDHLELKKPKQLLEPPCKAPPITEIQTIAEAEILNGTGCSPQLEQTQPIELDLRRKDSLKKEEASTAVGPSLNGRMEWASKELLEFVAHMKNGDTSALSHFEVQALLLEYIKRNNLRDTHQKSQIICDSRLQSLFGKHRAGHIEMLKLLEFHFLIKEDSQSSTFIPAGIVGNVTSHVEDGVNNDTSFLMNKTKKRKSRRHPEKNFVQVNLDEYAAIDAHNINLIYLRRDLMESLIEDMEKFQSRVIGSVVRIRISGNNQKQDMYRLVHVVGTSKAFVPYKIGDKAADVLLKVLNLNKKEIVPIDSISNQDFSEDECRRLRQIIKCGLVKRLTIGEIQKKAMELRAVKLKDSLEEEIQRLNNLRERASEKGRKKELRECVEKLELLKTPEEHQRRLLAIPEVHADPKMDPNYETDEDAGESDDKKQVEHGGPKYARFSRREDKHMSSWKKDKEGSIMVLSKVSEKREAHGNIMKKLGNQGTECQVVDRSASETSITSLSTVNSTSTKNSDTDKLWHYRDPSGKIQGPFSVTQLKKWNTSGLFPLDMRIWTNDEHDDSVLLTNALKGLFHKAPQVHGEISHQSKKLGAASVNSSVGWCATATGIGRECGGREVPWHLRIRNNHSNGNTETAKMDGLSSSSPQCLDLNNSYSDKPHASSPEPSSSHGNVHRAPLHGKKCPKTVDFHYSTGHMVRDSSGSPISQISDGFSHSMQSHRQRHLGQSSGQNWGSSNSNRTSVKVKSGSSFASVTKSIDSFEQGITTYPDLPSPTPKTSYDDVEAQAAEELLSLSSIVPVCASNIQDLPSPKPELEDEAPVGQAAANKDSLTSSFPVQDSGPVPVCASNIQDLPSPTPELEDEAPVGQAASNKDSLTSSFLVQDSGPVPVCASNIQDLPSAKPELEDEAPVRQAASNKDSSTSSFPVQDSGPSWSSASSLVIDGPQLPELASGLGGYSPAAKPSVDSDLFSDSALKPAEAVGDHVDTPTSDANQLNHNSSCHQISNFSDWRALFGEPIEFSILDEESVSDLLAEVDAMESQTQSGMGSPTSAMRCGEETISVFKSDFFSFLEELSPTLDPAKNDALSSTEDMQLPCQSSLTDELAGASQAEAFDPLKRSSRTSSSCNERETKSADVCFSQGEAGSNVPTPSTTRKTEVSVISYSTGLEAITTDYCAAPANMICSRLVQGFTDVNQGSSMVTACGRSNVNTSPFTGNPLPESQCIYSGERSGGPGDGVIPVGDLGFGRDGSSWCRQTFGGRAYSGPPPNGQRVCKFYESGHCKKGASCDYFHL from the exons ATgtacttaaaagaaaaattatcattAACACAAAATGAACTTATTCAAGCTAAAAGTCCCTGGAAAGGATCAGATTCAGTACATGCTAAGCGACAGCGGGTATCTCATCCTGTTGCATTTGATGGCAAAGGTATTGTGAAGTCTTTTGACCATTTGGAGCTGAAAAAACCCAAACAATTGCTGGAGCCACCTTGCAAGGCTCCTCCAATCACTGAAATCCAAACAATTGCTGAGGCTGAAATTTTAAATGGTACTGGTTGTTCTCCACAGTTGGAGCAAACACAGCCCATAGAGCTAGATTTACGGAGGAAAGATTCTTTAAAGAAAGAAGAAGCAAGTACTGCTGTGGGGCCATCATTGAATGGACGCATGGAATGGGCATCCAAAGAGCTTTTGGAGTTTGTTGCACACATGAAGAATGGTGATACTTCTGCTTTATCACATTTTGAGGTCCAGGCTTTATTACTAGAGTACATAAAGAGAAACAATCTTCGAGATACTCATCAGAAAAGTCAAATAATTTGTGATTCGAGGCTCCAAAGTCTTTTCGGAAAACATCGTGCTGGCCACATAGAAATGCTAAAGCTTCTTGAGTTTCACTTTCTGATAAAGGAGGATTCACAGAGTAGTACATTTATACCAGCTGGAATTGTTGGAAATGTTACTAGTCATGTGGAGGATGGCGTTAACAATGATACCTCATTCTTGATGAATAAAACTAAGAAACGTAAATCACGGAGACACCCCGAAAAAAATTTCGTGCAGGTCAATCTAGATGAGTATGCAGCAATTGATGCTCATAACATCAATCTCATATATTTGCGCCGTGATTTGATGGAGAGTCTTATTGAAGATATGGAGAAGTTCCAAAGCAGAGTTATTGGTTCAGTTGTCCGGATAAGAATATCTGGTAACAATCAGAAGCAGGATATGTACAGGCTTGTCCATGTCGTAG GTACAAGCAAGGCATTTGTTCCATATAAGATTGGGGATAAGGCTGCTGATGTACTGCTTAAAGTATTAAACTTAAACAAGAAAGAGATTGTTCCTATTGATTCTATTTCAAATCAAGATTTCTCTGAG GATGAATGCAGAAGATTACGTCAGATCATAAAATGTGGGCTTGTAAAGCGGTTGACAATA ggTGAGATACAGAAGAAAGCAATGGAACTCCGTGCTGTAAAACTCAAAGAT TCTCTGGAAGAGGAGATACAACGACTCAACAATCTTCGTGAAAGAGCAAGTGAAAAAGGGCGCAAGAAAGA GCTCAGAGAATGTGTAGAGAAGCTAGAGCTTCTGAAGACGCCTGAAGAACATCAGCGGAGGCTACTTGCAATTCCAGAAGTGCATGCTGATCCAAAGATGGATCCTAATTATGAAACAGACGAAGATGCTGGAGAATCGGACGACAAAAAACAAG TTGAACATGGGGGGCCAAAATACGCTAGATTTAGTAGAAGGGAAGACAAGCATATGTCTTCATGGAAGAAAG ATAAAGAGGGATCTATCATGGTTCTATCTAAAGTGAGTGAAAAAAGAGAGGCTCATGGAAATATTATGAAGAAGCTAGGGAATCAAGGTACTGAATGTCAGGTTGTGGATAGGTCTGCATCTGAAACTTCAATTACAAGCTTATCTACAGTGAACTCAACATCCACTAAAAATAGTGATACAGACAAGCTTTGGCATTACCGTGACCCTAGTGGTAAAATACAAGGACCATTTTCAGTGACACAGTTGAAGAAATGGAATACGTCGGGGCTTTTCCCACTTGATATGAGGATATGGACAAATGATGAGCATGACGACTCAGTACTTTTAACTAATGCACTAAAAGGGCTGTTCCATAAAGCCCCTCAGGTGCATGGTGAGATTTCACACCAGTCTAAGAAGCTTGGTGCTGCTTCTGTTAACAGTAGCGTTGGGTGGTGTGCAACTGCAACTGGAATAGGGAGAGAATGTGGAGGGAGGGAGGTACCTTGGCACCTCCGTATCAGAAATAACCATTCTAATGGTAACACTGAGACTGCGAAAATGGATGGGTTGTCCTCGTCTTCTCCACAATGTTTGGACTTGAATAATTCTTATTCTGACAAACCCCATGCATCCAGCCCAGAACCTTCATCCAGTCATGGAAATGTGCACAGAGCTCCTCTGCATGGGAAAAAATGCCCTAAAACTGTTGATTTTCACTACAGTACAGGTCATATGGTTCGGGACTCAAGTGGAAGCCCAATATCTCAGATATCTGATGGCTTTAGCCATAGTATGCAATCTCACCGTCAGAGGCATTTAGGGCAGTCTTCCGGACAGAACTGGGGATCCTCAAACAGTAATAGAACTTCAGTTAAAGTAAAATCTGGATCTAGTTTTGCATCAGTAACTAAGTCAATTGATTCATTTGAACAAGGTATCACGACTTATCCAGATCTCCCCAGCCCAACTCCAAAAACTAGCTATGACGATGTTGAAGCTCAGGCTGCTGAAGAGCTACTTTCTTTGAGTTCGATTGTTCCAGTTTGTGCTTCAAATATCCAGGATTTGCCAAGTCCTAAACCAGAATTGGAAGACGAAGCTCCAGTTGGGCAGGCTGCAGCAAACAAAGATTCTTTAACTTCTAGTTTTCCTGTTCAGGATTCAGGCCCTGTTCCAGTTTGTGCTTCAAATATCCAGGATTTGCCCAGTCCTACACCAGAGTTGGAAGACGAAGCTCCTGTTGGGCAGGCTGCATCAAACAAAGATTCTTTAACTTCTAGTTTTCTTGTTCAGGATTCAGGCCCTGTTCCAGTTTGTGCTTCAAATATCCAGGATTTGCCAAGTGCTAAACCAGAATTGGAAGACGAAGCTCCAGTTAGGCAGGCTGCATCAAACAAAGATTCCTCAACTTCTAGTTTTCCTGTTCAGGATTCAGGCCCTAGTTGGAGCAGTGCTTCTAGTCTAGTGATTGATGGCCCCCAACTTCCTGAATTAGCTAGTGGATTGGGTGGATATTCACCAGCTGCAAAACCATCTGTGGACTCTGATCTTTTCTCTGATTCTGCACTGAAACCAGCTGAAGCAGTGGGTGATCATGTCGACACACCTACTTCAGATGCCAACCAACTCAATCATAATTCCTCATGTCATCAAATCTCAAACTTTTCTGATTGGCGAGCACTCTTTGGTGAGCCAATAGAGTTCAGCATTTTAGATGAGGAATCAGTATCAGACCTATTAGCTGAAGTTGATGCAATGGAATCTCAAACTCAAAGTGGTATGGGTTCACCAACCTCAGCCATGAGGTGCGGTGAGGAGACAATATCTGTGTTTAAAAGTGACTTTTTCAGCTTTCTTGAGGAGCTTAGTCCCACACTTGATCCTGCAAAAAATGATGCTCTGAGCTCCACTGAAGATATGCAGTTACCTTGTCAATCCTCTCTGACAGATGAACTAGCGGGGGCATCACAGGCCGAAGCTTTTGATCCTTTAAAGAGGTCTAGCAGGACTTCATCTTCTTGCAATGAGAGAGAAACAAAGTCAGCTGATGTTTGCTTTTCCCAGGGTGAAGCTGGGTCCAATGTACCTACACCCTCTACCACGAGGAAAACTGAAGTTTCAGTCATCAGCTATAGTACAGGTCTGGAAGCTATAACCACCGACTATTGTGCAGCACCTGCAAACATGATTTGCAGTAGACTGGTTCAGGGATTCACAGATGTTAATCAAGGTAGCAGCATGGTGACTGCATGTGGACGTTCAAACGTGAATACCTCCCCTTTCACTGGGAATCCATTGCCTGAAAGCCAGTGTATATACTCAGGAGAGAGGTCTGGTGGTCCAGGAGATGGGGTTATTCCAGTAGGGGACTTGGGATTTGGAAGGGATGGGTCATCGTGGTGCAGACAGACATTTGGTGGCAGGGCATACTCTGGGCCTCCTCCAAATGGACAACGTGTTTGCAAGTTTTATGAGAGTGGGCATTGCAAGAAGGGGGCGTCGTGCGACTATTTTCACCTTTGA